From the Oryctolagus cuniculus chromosome 17, mOryCun1.1, whole genome shotgun sequence genome, the window GAGCCACCAATACCAGTGCCCACGGCTGCCTGTGCCCTGCCCCAACCAGTGTGGTGTGGGCACCGTGGCCCGGGAGGACCTGCCAGGCCATCTGAAGGACAGCTGCAGCACCGCCTTGGTGCTGTGCCCGTTCAAAGACTCCGGCTGCAAGCACAGGGTGAGgtgccccttctccctcccatccAGCCCCGCTTTGACCCGGCAGCCCCTAGAGGGAGGCTGAGCTTCCTGGCACCCTGTCTTCCTCACCGACAGCCAGCTGCCTGTCGCCCTGGGTGCACACCTACCTCTCTCTGGGCCTTCCCCTATTGATAACTCTCTTCCCTTCTTCCACGGCCTGGGGCTTTGCCAACAGTGCCCTAAGCTGGCGATGGCGCGACACGTGGAGGAGAGTGTGAAGCCACATCTGGCCATGATGTGTGCCCTGGTGAGCcggcaacggcaggagctgcaggagctgcggcGAGAGCTTGAGGAGCTGTCTGTGGGCAGCGACGGTGTGCTCATCTGGAAGATTGGCAGCTATGGGCGGCGGCTGCAGGAGGCCAAGGCCAAGCCGAACCTTGAGTGCTTCAGCCCAGCCTTCTACACCCATAAGTACGGCTACAAGCTGCAGGTGTCTGCGTTCCTCAATGGCAACGGCAGTGGTGAGGGCACACATCTCTCCCTCTACATCCGCGTACTGCCGGGTGCCTTTGACAATCTCCTTGAGTGGCCCTTTGCCCGCCGTGTCACCTTCTCCCTGCTGGATCAGAGCGACCCTGGGctggctaagccacagcacgTCACTGAGACCTTCCACCCTGACCCAAACTGGAAGAACTTCCAAAAGCCAGGCACATGGCGTGGCTCtctggatgagagctctctgggCTTTGGGTACCCCAAATTCATCTCCCACCAGGATATCCGAAAGCGGAACTATGTGCGAGATGATGCCGTCTTCATCCGTGCCTCTGTTGAACTTCCCAGGAAGATCCTCAGCTGAGCGCAGAGCCAGCAGGGGCTCTAGGGGAGAGGGGGATGGGCGGTCACCTCAGCCAGACGTTGGCTGACTCTGGAGAGGGGGCCGGACCCTCTTTCAGCTGCTTCTGCTGCCTAGGTTCTGTTACCCAGTCTCCCCGCCACCACCCTCAGGTGCCTCCAATTGGTGcttcagccctgggcc encodes:
- the TRAF4 gene encoding TNF receptor-associated factor 4, producing the protein MPGFDYKFLEKPKRRLLCPLCGKPMREPVQVSTCGHRFCDTCLQEFLSEGVFKCPEDQLPLDYAKIYPDPELEVQVLGLPIRCIHSEEGCRWSGPLRHLQGHLNTCSFNVVACPNRCPAKLSRRDLPAHLQHDCPKRRLKCEFCGCDFSGEAYESHEGMCPQESVYCENKCGSRMMRRLLAQHATSECPKRTQPCTYCTKEFVFDTIQSHQYQCPRLPVPCPNQCGVGTVAREDLPGHLKDSCSTALVLCPFKDSGCKHRCPKLAMARHVEESVKPHLAMMCALVSRQRQELQELRRELEELSVGSDGVLIWKIGSYGRRLQEAKAKPNLECFSPAFYTHKYGYKLQVSAFLNGNGSGEGTHLSLYIRVLPGAFDNLLEWPFARRVTFSLLDQSDPGLAKPQHVTETFHPDPNWKNFQKPGTWRGSLDESSLGFGYPKFISHQDIRKRNYVRDDAVFIRASVELPRKILS